Proteins from one Leptidea sinapis chromosome 44, ilLepSina1.1, whole genome shotgun sequence genomic window:
- the LOC126977183 gene encoding uncharacterized protein LOC126977183 isoform X4, whose protein sequence is MFCRNLFITGFLTLGGVFGYTHNTSGINNTTKQILRTQDEESPSNLKNNLSTDVPLWVSGLKKQIANAVSEQGFKEAKPFIEKYVEDIEKQHNLRLRVKESADPRWLAELKNFIMLLVDTFGTHQLYTLLHPVISSIEMRYDVKILDVDVDNNGKPIVHYEELKSPKRAERVKSKSRHHKTKRPTYSSDEDKSGSNSS, encoded by the exons atgttttgtcGAAACTTGTTTATAACG GGATTTCTTACTCTGGGTGGTGTTTTTGGGTACACACACAATACTTCAG GTATAAATAATACCACTAAGCAGATTCTGAGAACCCAAGATGAAGAAAGTCCAAGCAATC TGAAGAACAACTTATCTACCGACGTGCCACTATGGGTGTCTGGTTTGAAGAAACAAATAGCGAATGCAGTGAGTGAACAAGGATTTAAAGAAGCGAAACCTTTCATAGAAAAATATGTGGAAG ATATTGAAAAACAACACAACTTAAGGCTGCGTGTTAAGG aaagtGCCGACCCACGCTGGTTGGCGGaattaaaaaactttataatgCTCCTGGTGGACACTTTTGGGACACATCAACTATACACACTGTTACATCCAGTTATCAGTT CTATCGAGATGCGATATGACGTAAAAATTTTAGACGTTGATG TTGATAACAATG GTAAACCTATCGTACACTACGAGGAACTCAAAAGTCCAAAAAGAGCTGAAAGGG TGAAATCGAAAAGTAGACACCATAAAACAAAAa GGCCAACATACAGCTCCGACGAAGACAAATCCGGTTCAAACAGTTCCTAA
- the LOC126977183 gene encoding uncharacterized protein LOC126977183 isoform X2 translates to MFCRNLFITGFLTLGGVFGYTHNTSGINNTTKQILRTQDEESPSNLKNNLSTDVPLWVSGLKKQIANAVSEQGFKEAKPFIEKYVEDIEKQHNLRLRVKGHAEVEHEENNPIIRAISSNDKSADPRWLAELKNFIMLLVDTFGTHQLYTLLHPVISSIEMRYDVKILDVDVDNNGKPIVHYEELKSPKRAERVKSKSRHHKTKRPTYSSDEDKSGSNSS, encoded by the exons atgttttgtcGAAACTTGTTTATAACG GGATTTCTTACTCTGGGTGGTGTTTTTGGGTACACACACAATACTTCAG GTATAAATAATACCACTAAGCAGATTCTGAGAACCCAAGATGAAGAAAGTCCAAGCAATC TGAAGAACAACTTATCTACCGACGTGCCACTATGGGTGTCTGGTTTGAAGAAACAAATAGCGAATGCAGTGAGTGAACAAGGATTTAAAGAAGCGAAACCTTTCATAGAAAAATATGTGGAAG ATATTGAAAAACAACACAACTTAAGGCTGCGTGTTAAGG GTCACGCAGAAGTTGAACACGAAGAAAATAATCCGATAATCCGAGCTATCTCATCAAACGACA aaagtGCCGACCCACGCTGGTTGGCGGaattaaaaaactttataatgCTCCTGGTGGACACTTTTGGGACACATCAACTATACACACTGTTACATCCAGTTATCAGTT CTATCGAGATGCGATATGACGTAAAAATTTTAGACGTTGATG TTGATAACAATG GTAAACCTATCGTACACTACGAGGAACTCAAAAGTCCAAAAAGAGCTGAAAGGG TGAAATCGAAAAGTAGACACCATAAAACAAAAa GGCCAACATACAGCTCCGACGAAGACAAATCCGGTTCAAACAGTTCCTAA
- the LOC126977183 gene encoding uncharacterized protein LOC126977183 isoform X5 codes for MFCRNLFITGFLTLGGVFGYTHNTSGINNTTKQILRTQDEESPSNLKNNLSTDVPLWVSGLKKQIANAVSEQGFKEAKPFIEKYVEESADPRWLAELKNFIMLLVDTFGTHQLYTLLHPVISSIEMRYDVKILDVDVDNNGKPIVHYEELKSPKRAERVKSKSRHHKTKRPTYSSDEDKSGSNSS; via the exons atgttttgtcGAAACTTGTTTATAACG GGATTTCTTACTCTGGGTGGTGTTTTTGGGTACACACACAATACTTCAG GTATAAATAATACCACTAAGCAGATTCTGAGAACCCAAGATGAAGAAAGTCCAAGCAATC TGAAGAACAACTTATCTACCGACGTGCCACTATGGGTGTCTGGTTTGAAGAAACAAATAGCGAATGCAGTGAGTGAACAAGGATTTAAAGAAGCGAAACCTTTCATAGAAAAATATGTGGAAG aaagtGCCGACCCACGCTGGTTGGCGGaattaaaaaactttataatgCTCCTGGTGGACACTTTTGGGACACATCAACTATACACACTGTTACATCCAGTTATCAGTT CTATCGAGATGCGATATGACGTAAAAATTTTAGACGTTGATG TTGATAACAATG GTAAACCTATCGTACACTACGAGGAACTCAAAAGTCCAAAAAGAGCTGAAAGGG TGAAATCGAAAAGTAGACACCATAAAACAAAAa GGCCAACATACAGCTCCGACGAAGACAAATCCGGTTCAAACAGTTCCTAA
- the LOC126977183 gene encoding uncharacterized protein LOC126977183 isoform X3 produces MFCRNLFITGFLTLGGVFGYTHNTSGINNTTKQILRTQDEESPSNLKNNLSTDVPLWVSGLKKQIANAVSEQGFKEAKPFIEKYVEDIEKQHNLRLRVKVNKLGHAEVEHEENNPIIRAISSNDKSADPRWLAELKNFIMLLVDTFGTHQLYTLLHPVISFDNNGKPIVHYEELKSPKRAERVKSKSRHHKTKRPTYSSDEDKSGSNSS; encoded by the exons atgttttgtcGAAACTTGTTTATAACG GGATTTCTTACTCTGGGTGGTGTTTTTGGGTACACACACAATACTTCAG GTATAAATAATACCACTAAGCAGATTCTGAGAACCCAAGATGAAGAAAGTCCAAGCAATC TGAAGAACAACTTATCTACCGACGTGCCACTATGGGTGTCTGGTTTGAAGAAACAAATAGCGAATGCAGTGAGTGAACAAGGATTTAAAGAAGCGAAACCTTTCATAGAAAAATATGTGGAAG ATATTGAAAAACAACACAACTTAAGGCTGCGTGTTAAGG TTAACAAACTGG GTCACGCAGAAGTTGAACACGAAGAAAATAATCCGATAATCCGAGCTATCTCATCAAACGACA aaagtGCCGACCCACGCTGGTTGGCGGaattaaaaaactttataatgCTCCTGGTGGACACTTTTGGGACACATCAACTATACACACTGTTACATCCAGTTATCAGTT TTGATAACAATG GTAAACCTATCGTACACTACGAGGAACTCAAAAGTCCAAAAAGAGCTGAAAGGG TGAAATCGAAAAGTAGACACCATAAAACAAAAa GGCCAACATACAGCTCCGACGAAGACAAATCCGGTTCAAACAGTTCCTAA
- the LOC126977183 gene encoding uncharacterized protein LOC126977183 isoform X1 — MFCRNLFITGFLTLGGVFGYTHNTSGINNTTKQILRTQDEESPSNLKNNLSTDVPLWVSGLKKQIANAVSEQGFKEAKPFIEKYVEDIEKQHNLRLRVKVNKLGHAEVEHEENNPIIRAISSNDKSADPRWLAELKNFIMLLVDTFGTHQLYTLLHPVISSIEMRYDVKILDVDVDNNGKPIVHYEELKSPKRAERVKSKSRHHKTKRPTYSSDEDKSGSNSS; from the exons atgttttgtcGAAACTTGTTTATAACG GGATTTCTTACTCTGGGTGGTGTTTTTGGGTACACACACAATACTTCAG GTATAAATAATACCACTAAGCAGATTCTGAGAACCCAAGATGAAGAAAGTCCAAGCAATC TGAAGAACAACTTATCTACCGACGTGCCACTATGGGTGTCTGGTTTGAAGAAACAAATAGCGAATGCAGTGAGTGAACAAGGATTTAAAGAAGCGAAACCTTTCATAGAAAAATATGTGGAAG ATATTGAAAAACAACACAACTTAAGGCTGCGTGTTAAGG TTAACAAACTGG GTCACGCAGAAGTTGAACACGAAGAAAATAATCCGATAATCCGAGCTATCTCATCAAACGACA aaagtGCCGACCCACGCTGGTTGGCGGaattaaaaaactttataatgCTCCTGGTGGACACTTTTGGGACACATCAACTATACACACTGTTACATCCAGTTATCAGTT CTATCGAGATGCGATATGACGTAAAAATTTTAGACGTTGATG TTGATAACAATG GTAAACCTATCGTACACTACGAGGAACTCAAAAGTCCAAAAAGAGCTGAAAGGG TGAAATCGAAAAGTAGACACCATAAAACAAAAa GGCCAACATACAGCTCCGACGAAGACAAATCCGGTTCAAACAGTTCCTAA